The window TATTTAGTAAATGGAATCCCTGGGTATTATTTGACCAGTCTTTATATAATTTGGGACTGAACCAGTCTGAGGTACATATTCTGTTTTTCTCAATCATTATACTGTTTCTCATTGATCTGATCCGTTATAAGAAGTCGATTACATTGGATATATTCCTGAGGGAACAATGTTTGTGGTTCAGGTGGGGAGCCATATTTATTTTACTGTTTTATATTATTATATTTGGCATATATGGACCTGCTTTTGAAGCAAAACAATTTATATATTTTCAGTTTTAGGAGGAGCTTATGTTGAAAAAAATATTAAAACCCCTCTGCTTTGTCATTATACTGGCTATTTTGCTGATTTGCTTTGTCAATATATTCAGCTTTAAATATGGAGATGGGATCTATCCTTTGAAAAGATTTTATGAGGAGAAAGAGAACAGTATGGATGTCATGTGTTTTGGGAGCAGCCATGTTTTTCAGAACATAAATACAGGGGTATTGTGGGATGAGTATGGGATCGCGGATTTTAATTTATGTGGGAGCGTCCAGCCATTCTGGAATACTTACTATTATATGAAAGAGGCGCTGAAGAGCCAGCAGCCTGCGGTGATGGTTCTGGATGTATATGGCGCCATCCAGACAGAGGATTATATAGACCATAGCAGGATTATTAAAAATAACTTTGGGTTGAAACTGTCAAAAGATAAAATTGATTCAGTGAAGGTAAGCTCCCCTCAGGAGCAGTGGACAGATTATCTTTTAGAATATCCTACATACCATAACAGATATTCGGAAATAAGCCGTTCAGATTTTACGGGATTTCTGGGGAATAAGTCTATGTATGAAAACTATAAAGGGTTCAGTGTGAACCAGGCGTCTTATGCGAATAAAGAACCGGCTGGCTTTTATACCAATGATACAGAGGAACTGACCGGAAAAGCAGAAGAGTATTTGAGGAAAATCATAGAGTTGGCCCAGGAAAATGATATCCCACTGGTAATGGTAAAATCCCCCTATCCATCTATTACACAGGAGCATCAGAGAAAATATAATAGAGTGGGTGAAATTGCGGAGGAATACGGTGTTCCATTCCTTAATTTTAATCTTCTGTATGATGAACTGGGACTAGATTTCAGTAAAGACTTTGCTGATACTGGCCATTTAAATTATCTTGGGAACATAAAATATACAAAATACCTGGCCGAATATCTTAAAAGCAATTATGAAATACCTGACAGGCGGGGAGAAAAAGGGTATCAGTCCTATGACAAAATGTCTGGAATATGCAGGCAGCAGTTATATAATGCTGAATTAAAAGCTATCACGGATATTGGACATTATGTGGATAAGGCGGCCCAGAGCCAGGATTATCTTGTTGTATACAATTTGAAGGGGAACTACAAAAGTATGACAAACTATGATGCTGTCAAAGAAAAACTATTGACAGCAGGGATTAATCTGGACGAAGCAGATAAGGATCATGTCTGGGCAGTGCAAAATGGTGAAGTTATCTTTTCGGGTGACAGTGCTGAGACCTTTACCTGGCATACAGAGCTGGGAAATGATAATAATTTGATGATATCCTGTTCTGCCGCGGAGGAGGGGAAAATAGAGGTAAGCCTGAATCATGCCCAGTATAGTACGGTTACAGCGGGATTGGATATGTTTATATATGATACATATACAGAGGCCTATGTTGAAAGTGGAGGATTTGCCCTCAGCGGCAATAAGCTGTCTTATGGAAAGACAGTCAAAGCAGTAGAATAACACTGGCTTTGACAGGTATCAAAGCAAAGGTGTAAATAGAATACCCCGGAGTCCTGCAGGGAAGCCATTTTGTGCTTCCTGGCAGGACTCCGGGGTTTTGTACGGCTGCCAGATTAGTTTTCCCCCTTCAGGCTGCCAACAAGTGTTTTAGCCAGCTCGTCCAGTGCATGCATCTGTTCATTCTTCAGAGAAGACTTCACTGCAAAATTCTCTGTCAGCAGCGTCATATTTTTCATCTCTGAAACTTTGGCCTCCATCAGTTTGGAGGACATGGGCGCCCAAGATCCATTTCCCAGGACTGCCACTGTACGGTTCTGGATATTGAGGGCCTTCATATCATCGAGGAAATTGGCCATGATTGGATATATTCCTCCATTGTAAGTAGGCGCTGCCAGAACCAGATGGCTGTACTTGAAGCTGTCCGCTATGAGCTGTGAGACATGGGTTCTGGAAATATCATGGACAATCATGTGTGTAATACCGGCATCGGCCAGTTTAGCTGCCAGGACGTTCGCGGCGTTCTCAGTATTTCCGTACATGGAAGCACATGCAATCATGACCCCCCTGACTTCAGGTTCATATTTGCTCCAGGTGTCATACTTGTCAATGATATACTCCAGGTGATTTCTCCAGATTGGGCCATGGAGAGGGCAGATGTAGCGGATGTCCAGGGCGGAGGCCTTTTTCAGGACATTCTGGACCTGGGCGCCATATTTCCCCACGATATTTGTATAATACCGGCGGGCATCATCCAGCCAGTCTCTGTCAAAATTCACTTCATCATTAAATATGGTGCCGCTCATTGCACCGAAGGTACCAAAGGCATCGGCAGAAAACAGTATTTTATCCGCAGCATCATAAGTCATCATAGCCTCCGGCCAGTGGACCATAGGCGCCATGACGAAATGGAGGGTATGTTTTCCGCAGGAGAATGTGTCCCCTTCCTTGATTACATTTTTTTTGCCTTCCAGGTCTATATTATAAAATTGGTCTATCATGGGGAAGGTTTTGGCATTTCCGATAATCTGCAGGCCAGGATAGCGGAGCAGTAAATCATCGATGAGGGAACAGTGGTCCGGCTCCATATGGTTGATGACCAGATAATCCAGTGCCCTGCCATCCAGCACAGCTTCTATATTCTCCAGAAACTGGCGGCCGATGGAGTCATCTACCGTATCAAACAAAACAGTTTTTTCATCCAGAAGCAAATAGGAGTTATAGGAAACACCGCCGGGAATGGGAAAAATATTTTCAAACAACTCCAGGCGCCGGTCAGTTCCCCCTACCCAGTACAGATCTTCAGTTACCTTTCTAACACAGTACATATAAATTCCTCCTTTAAATTGCGGAAATTGTTATTTTTCTGACGTGTATATTTTAACATAAAAGCCAGAATACGCAAGAGAGGTATTGATTTTCGTACATGAGTTTTCGAGAAAATCAGCCTAATAAGACTATATACAATAATACTTCCTTTCTCAGTCCAGGTGATCTGCCCCTTCTTCCAGCTTCTTTTCGTTATTTACAGGCATCCCATGGATATACGAAGTGGGGTGCACGATTCCCTGCATCTGCTGCACCACGTGTCCCAGCTCATGGTTTAAGTGTTTTTCCTGCCCGGGACCGATATAGACATCTGTCCCCTGGGTGTAGGCCAGAGCCTGAAACTGAGCCGGTTTAGGAGAATTATAATGGACTTTGACATGGTCGAAAGAAAAGCCGGAATGTTCCTCGAATTTGTCTTTCATATGGTTTGGAATACCTGTCTTATTGGGGCGTTTGGACGCTCTTATTTTTTGTTCATATTCATACATCGTATGGATCCTCTCTATACTTTCTTATTTATTTTGCTAAACAGGGCATGTCCAAATAGGTGAATGGACTCCATCCAGTAAAGTATAGTTTTTCTTTAATGTTGGGAGCAGATAAATTCACAGTCTGCATTTTTTTGTCACATAAGGCCCGGCAGAAGAAAAAAGCAAGCAACATATCACCGCGGAATCTTAGGTTAAATTCGTTTATAATAAGTGAGCCGCATAATATGACAAATTTCGCTAAAATATGAAATTTTGAAATTTTTGGAAAAAATATATTGTATTTTAGTATTAGAAACCGCCTGATGTTTTTAAGAAGTATCAAAGTTTTATCTAAAGTTATATTAGGATGCAAGGTATATAAGAGGAAAGGTGCTGGCAAAGAAGCGGCAGCTGGCGTGGGGTTTTTATTCATAGTCATTGTGGTGTTTTCCCCCGGGATAGAAAAGCTAAGGAGGAAGTGACTACGGAAGAAAGGGATTATATCTATATATTAGATGAAGATAAAATATGGCTGAAAGTTATGCTGCATGATATTTATTATATTGAAACTATTAAATCCAGCCATTACTGTGAAGTGGTTACAAGGGAGGGCAGAGGAAGGCTCCATGCGGATATCACTCCGCTGCAGAAGGAACTTCCCTGGTATTTTTTTAAAACCCGGGCATCTACGCTTGCAAATCTTAAGCTGGTTGGCAAAGTAGATACAGCAAAGAGGATTTTATATTTTGATGACCTGGTATCCTGTACATATACAGAGAGAGTGGCTAAAGAATTGAAAAGGATTCTGAGGCTGAAAAGCTACAGAAGATATGGAGGAATGACAGATGAAGATCACACAGATGCTTCCCTTTGAGAGGAATCGGTATTATTACGGGAAAATGCTTACATCTCAGGATTTCAGGGCAGAGCAGCAGTATATGAACAGTAAAAGGATGTTCCTGAACCAGATGGTTTTTGGCAGTGGAGTTCTGTGCGGACTGAGTGTATATAAGCTAGATGATTTTTCTGTTCTTGTGGAAAGCGGGACAGCAGTGGATTCTCTGGGGCGGGAGATTATATTGGACAAATCCGTTGTTAAAAAACTGACTACACTGGAAGGATACAGAGAAGATGGGGACAGCTTATGCCTGTGCCTGTCTTATCAGGAGGAAGAAACGTTTCCTGTATACGCAGTCAACCGCAAGGAGGAACAAGCCGAGTATGAGAATAACCGGATTCAGGAGAGATACAGACTTTTTCTTGCAGATACCCACAGTACGGGACATAACTTCAGCCTAGACTCAGAATTTTTTGTGGAAGCTGAGCTTTCCAGAGATACGGATTATGTGGCCAGAATCCGGATGCCGGCCAATGCCTGCCGGGGAAGGAAGTTCAGGATAGTCCTAGAGGTGGTAAAGTTATCAGACAGAAAGAAAGAGCTGAACCTGTCCTATATGCTGCAGATGCCGTGCTTTTGCCGGGCAGGCCATGAAAGAAGCATGGAGATAGAGGAGACAGTGAAGATTGATAAAAAGGGAGGGCAGCGTAGCTTTCATTACTGGATAAAGGCAGAAAATACAGAACTCAAGGAAACAAGCATATTGATCAAACCAAAACAGGGAACTGTGCAGGAACTGAAGGTGTTTTTGACAAATGAGGAACCAGAAGAACTTATACGCTGTTCTCTGGGAAGGCCAAGCCTGGAAATCAGAGAGGCGGGAAAAGAAGATACCTGCATCCCTCTGGCAGACATTTTCCTGAAACATACAAAGACTGCCTGCATGATTGACTATATTGAGGAGAAGAATGTAAAACATTATGTGGATCTTCCAAGTGAAGTGAAAATAAGACAGGATTATCTGTCTTATTACGGAGGCAGTGAAGGTTCCCTGTATCCTGGGAAGACGGCAGAAGAGACGGCAGAGGAGGACGCCTGTCAGGAAGAGGCTAAGGCAAAGGAGCCAAATGGGGAGGAAGGGAAAGAAAACCCCCCAATAGTACAGGAAGAGGAACATAGAATGATGCCTGCAGAAACCGGGGAGGTGCAGGCTCTGTCCCAGATGCCAGGAGAGGAGGGGGACAGGCAGGTAAAGGGCGGGATACTGGAAATACCACTGGAGCAAAGAATGAAAAAAGGGAGCATATGTTTTTCTGAAGAAATCAGCCACGGGTTGGGGCCGGGCAGCGTATATGTGGCTGTGGGAATCGACGAACCAGAAGAAGGGGCCCATGCAAAGAGGAAGATACAAAGTACGATATACGGAGACATGGAACTATTTGAGGGGCAGAATCCCTCACAGACATCTGTGAGGACAGCCGTAAAAGTATGGGAGGAAAAGGGGAGTTTCCAGGTGGCTGCCAAGCTTGCCAGAGAGCAGAATACAGTGCTTTTGTCCCTCCACTGGATTGCTTTCCGGATTCCAGGCACACGGACGGGCACAGGCCTGAAAGAAAATAATTCTGCACAGATTAGGCCCAAGACAGTGACTATACATCTAAAATGCAGGGAAAAGCACTTTTTTGCTGTACAATTCCACAATATGCCGCCCTGCCGTCTGCGCTACGAGCTGACCGAGGAGGGCAGCGGCAGAATAGAAGAGGACGGTACTTACACAGCACCTAGGAAAGCCGGAGTATATGAGGTAAAAATTTCATGTGAAGAGTATCCAGAAATTTGTACTTATGCGTATGCAGTGGTATCAGGCAAGTAGGAGGGGAGGAGGGGGAAATATGCTTTGCCAGGGAAAAACAGAAGAGTTAAGGGTGCTGGGGGTGCTCTTTAGAGGGCAGGCCAATGACGTACTACTCTGCCATAAAGGTGATCTGGCAGAAAGGGAAGAGCAGGGAGTCAGTGTCATATGGCAGGTAAAAAACAGGCAGGCAGTTAAGTACTTACTCAGGGAAGGAGACAGGCTCCCTTTTGAGGCCTGTGTCTCCCAGGGCGCCTATACTTGTTTTCTTATACCATACAGGGAACCCAGGCCTGTAGATAGATTTTGGGACGTGCAGATATCTGAAGAGAAAAGGGTACAGATGTGCAGGGAAATAGTCTGTCTGTGTATGACCTCAAGACTGCCCTGGCCGGTTCTCTATCTGCTCTTGAAAGGAGGCTGCCTTAATATAGGGAGGGATGACGCCTTATATTTTACCTATAATCTGGATCTGGCAGGGTTGAATGAGGAGAGGGGGGAACAGGACTGTGCGCAGCTCTGTGCGCAGCAGGTTCTTAGGCTGCTGCGCCCTGAGACAAAGCCTGAAAAAAGACTCTATGAGCTGGTGGCCAAGAAACTGGACAGGGCAAGGTACAGGACACTGTTTGATTTGTATTTAGAATGGAAATGGCCCTCCCCAAAACCTGGATGCCTAAAGCCTCCAGAAAAGCTGAAAAAGTGCCTGCTGTATATTCTTGTGATACTGGCATGCCTGCTGTTGGCGCTGGCTATAATTACAGTTGTTTCCGGGATGATGCTTGGCGAGCCGTTCCTGTCCCAAATATTCACGGAGACATTTAGAAGGATCGGCACGGAAAATTTGGGGAGGTGAGGCGCTTGCATAAATGGCTGGATATGACTCCAAAGCATGAGAAGGATTATTTTATATTTTTCCGGTGGCAGGTTGGAAGGAAGCTGGCCTTAATCATTTGCCTGGCTGTTATTGTATGCTGTCTGGCGGCCCTGCTTTTTTTCCATGCAGGGGCCATATCTGAAGACATAGGGGGATATCCTGTATTTGCCTATGACTCGCTTTTTTTAAAGTTCTATAGTGGGAATGCTGCGATACAGGCAAATGACGGCCATATTGCCTACTTGGGCAAGGTAAGTAAAGGGAGGGCAAACGGCAGAGGGACACTGTACGATGCCCAGGGCAGGATCATATATAAGGGGAATTTTGCCTCCAACGCCTACCAGGGGAACGGTACCCTGTACCATTCCAATATGGTAAGGAAGTACGAAGGGCAGTTTCAGGATGGGAAAAAGCAAGGGGCCGGGATACTCTACGGTGAGAATGGGACAGCCGTCTTTGAAGGCAGTTTTTATGAGGATGAAATCATCTATGAGGAACTGGTAGGGAGGCCTACCTCTGAAATTTCCAGTGCATATGCCGGGCAGCAGGCTTTATATATGGAAGCAGAGGACAGCAGTAAGATGTATGTATTTATGGAGGACATAGGAGCC of the Luxibacter massiliensis genome contains:
- a CDS encoding FprA family A-type flavoprotein, with the protein product MYCVRKVTEDLYWVGGTDRRLELFENIFPIPGGVSYNSYLLLDEKTVLFDTVDDSIGRQFLENIEAVLDGRALDYLVINHMEPDHCSLIDDLLLRYPGLQIIGNAKTFPMIDQFYNIDLEGKKNVIKEGDTFSCGKHTLHFVMAPMVHWPEAMMTYDAADKILFSADAFGTFGAMSGTIFNDEVNFDRDWLDDARRYYTNIVGKYGAQVQNVLKKASALDIRYICPLHGPIWRNHLEYIIDKYDTWSKYEPEVRGVMIACASMYGNTENAANVLAAKLADAGITHMIVHDISRTHVSQLIADSFKYSHLVLAAPTYNGGIYPIMANFLDDMKALNIQNRTVAVLGNGSWAPMSSKLMEAKVSEMKNMTLLTENFAVKSSLKNEQMHALDELAKTLVGSLKGEN
- a CDS encoding eCIS core domain-containing protein, whose amino-acid sequence is MYEYEQKIRASKRPNKTGIPNHMKDKFEEHSGFSFDHVKVHYNSPKPAQFQALAYTQGTDVYIGPGQEKHLNHELGHVVQQMQGIVHPTSYIHGMPVNNEKKLEEGADHLD
- a CDS encoding LytTR family transcriptional regulator DNA-binding domain-containing protein, with product MTTEERDYIYILDEDKIWLKVMLHDIYYIETIKSSHYCEVVTREGRGRLHADITPLQKELPWYFFKTRASTLANLKLVGKVDTAKRILYFDDLVSCTYTERVAKELKRILRLKSYRRYGGMTDEDHTDASL
- a CDS encoding MORN repeat-containing protein, which gives rise to MHKWLDMTPKHEKDYFIFFRWQVGRKLALIICLAVIVCCLAALLFFHAGAISEDIGGYPVFAYDSLFLKFYSGNAAIQANDGHIAYLGKVSKGRANGRGTLYDAQGRIIYKGNFASNAYQGNGTLYHSNMVRKYEGQFQDGKKQGAGILYGENGTAVFEGSFYEDEIIYEELVGRPTSEISSAYAGQQALYMEAEDSSKMYVFMEDIGAIYCAVSKEGTLEEGWAVKSIYVLESKKPFEALAKETPDEPGEGKLQYMGQTQMNLGDALAFEFVQQQKDSGEGQPEEERTGKSPLKTTGIEAEEGLQGVYEVKNYNKEEMYISVYEKEGFQYTFFNLDEESSGDTCLFYSMELL